The DNA region ccaaccttttttttggcttgtgaccctGTGACAGGCTGTTTGTGAGCTGTGACTTTAACCACAGATCCCAGGTTGTTcctttgaatctttttttttcatagagTTAAAAACTATGCAGGATTTCACGAGTGAATCAAGGATTAGAGAATGATTGGTACAACAGACACTTTGCTGAGCAGAATCATCGATTTTTACTGTTGATTTTCTGGCATCCTAGCCCGTTAATCATCTTGGACCCCATCAGATTTATGTTGGCCCATGGAGGCCCAGGTTGGGAATCAGTGCACCACACCATGAATAGCTGTTTGAGAAGAAGGACTCAGAATAAAAATGAAGTTTGGTTGGGTCAAGTTAAGGTTTATAGTGATTGGAACTATAACAGTATTGAGACTATATCTGAGTTCCTGGTGGCTAGCTTAGTTAGCCGGAAAGTTTCCTGTCAGGCAGTATGCAGCCAAGCACAAAAGGTAATGCACAGGGTAATTTGTGTTAACTTTCATGAGGCTTAGCATGTTTTTCATCTACAGGCAGCTCGCTTGGTTAGCAGGGAAATGTCCCAGAAGTCAGCTACCGCAGCTAATGCAAGGGGCTAATTTTTGTGGGAATTAACAGACAAGagtttaaaatgatttcatgaTGGAAATGCACCGGCGCAGTGCCTCTCAGGTGTAACCTCGacctgaagtgtttttttatgcttAAGTCTATTTATTCGACAATATGTGTGTAATGCGAGGGTGATGCCCAATAAAAAGGCACTGAGTAAATACAGTGTGTAGCAGAGTATAGACTAGGATCATCATCTAGATCAtcagagagagcacacacatgcacatacacgcTTCTTTTACACTATGTTTGCTGAAAGCTGAAGCTTTGTAACGTGGgttaaaatatgaaaattgcCTTCTTCACTGTCAGTCCTGTCACTGTCAGTCATGCAGTGTGCATCAGTATCGGTGGACAAATAGATtaggaggaaaggaaagcacacactgtacacacagtttGGCGGCTCCTTTGAATTATAGTATAACACGTCCAAGAACAGTCAATAAAGTAGGTTTGCAAATAAGGCTGATTGGTCCAGTGTGAGATTAgctgtggacaaacacacacaaccaaacgCATGATCTCCACCAGGCGTAAGCCTGTAGTACGAACTCATATTACAGCTTGATAACCAGCTCTTTGGTGACTGGTGGTATATGACTTGAGGCGGATATTAACAATGCTGTCTGGAAACACTTGTGTGAGTATATAATTAAATATTGTCAGTTTGTTTATGGGTACAATGTATATTGTTTTCAAACCTTATATAAGGCTCAAATGACGAGTGTTAGCATCTCCAATGAGAGTGTACTTCTGAGCAGTTATGTAGTATAACAGtcataaaaaaaagtttattttcctTATCTTTTATCCTTATGGCACAGCAGTTGTGTGCACAGCAGTTCTGCATGTTTATCGTGAGGAACAATACTGTTCCTGTTTATAATTTATAATTACTTTataatcctgttttttttttctccccaggGAGGCTTGTCAACGCTTGAAGGCATGGCATGGCTTCCGGGTTTAAACAAAGCCCCCCTGTTCCAGCGCCGTACGGTCAAGAAATTGCTTTGGGGTTACAGATCCGGCAGTGATGTGGAAATTGGCCTATTTTCACCTGTGAGTAAACAGATATTATGGCCTTGCGTTTAGACATAATAGACACACAGGATCTACTCATTAATTTCCATAATTGTAATGGGTGTGTTTCAGACCCAAACGCAGCACCGGAGATTTCTGATGTTGACTTTAATTACAGAATGGACGAACCACAATACTGTCCACAGTCTAGCTTCAATGTAAAGTCTCTCGGTATATTAGACTTTGCAGGGTGTCCAATGAGCAAATGAATATCACTCAGTTAATGTGGATTCAAAGTCTCTTGACACGATTGGCGAAGCAAACATCAAATGATCAAACAAATGACAAAGAAGCGACAAAACTCTTCGCCAGACACAGAAGGCTGAGGGATTTACcagggaacaggagaacagacCGCCACAGGCAGGCAGGTTTGGCACTAAGAGATCAGGCCAATGTCGAAAGCTGGAGAGTCTCACATGGACtcaaagaacaatctggcaatgagtgtgtgagagcatcTTAAATACTGGGCTGACTGGGAATGAGGAGCAGGTGAGTGGACAGGTGTAagtggctgagcaggtgaatAGATGAAAGCAATGGCAGCAGGGAAGAGACTGAAGGCACTGCGATGATAATTTCATCagcttttcaaataaaatgtatttctccTAGTACAATGGTACCTATGATGGCAACTACACAATCTTCACTGGAAAGGATGACATCTCTAAAGTGGGAATGATTTACAAGTACAAGGGTGAGAGGTGAGTCTGATTATGAATAAAGCGAAGTGTTTGTCTTTCATTGTGATATTTTAGGATGCTAAGTCAAATCATGCATCAATCTAATAAATGTCATTCTGACCAACAGGAGTTTAAGTTTCTGGAACAACACATACTGTGACATGATCAACGGGACAGGTGTGGCTCATGACTTCTTTTTCTGAACCCCCTTCTTATGATTCACATCTGCATCTCTAAATGCACACGAGCCTCCTTTCTGAGCTGATCTCTTCGCCCCTATTTCTCAGATGCCTCATCATTCACTCCCTTTGTGGACAAGACGAAGCCTCTCTATTTCTTCTCATCAGACATCTGCAGGTATGTTATTCTGTGAGAGGGGTGTTTCGAACAGTAAGTGGGCCAGTGTCCATGGACTCTCCTCTCAGTAACCACTAGAGGTCAGAGCCATCCAATACCAAAACTGTGGTCGTGCACTGGCATTATTTTCTGCATATAATGCCAGAGATTGGTGGGTACATGAAGGGCAGTTGCTGGAAGACTTTTGAACTaaactttgtgttgttttgtcttcagGTCTGTGTCAGCTGATTATACAGAGAGTCTGGATCTGTTAGGGATTGAAGTATACCGCTTCAGCCTGATGCCAAAAATCCTGGCTGCCCCTGTGGAGAACCCagaaaattactgtttctgcaAAGATGAGAAGGTCTACAGGAACTACACCCTGGGTGGAGTAATGGACATCAGCCCCTGTGAAGGTTTGCCATTGTAATCCAGAATCAAGAGGACGTCAGTGCACCTCAGAActttcttcagctgtttcatcTTAATTTGAAATGCCTTTGCTTCTTTGCCATCTAAACAGGCAGACCTGTCTACATCTCTCTGCCACACTTCCTTCATGGCAGTGCGTCTCTGCGAGAGGACGTGCAGGGTCTTAATCCCATCGAGGCGAAGCATTCCACCTTCCTGGATGTGGAACCTGTAAGAGCTAGTGAAGTTTTACTTTTGTGATGTTTGACTTGTTAGGGGCAGCAACTCTGATGCTGAgtttttgtggtattttttcTGTCAGACGACCGGGTTCACCTTGAGGTTTGCCAAGAGACTTCAAGTGAATATGATGTATAAATCATCAAAAAAGATCCCGTAAGTCGTACTACAcctttttgaaatgaaaaaattcTGGTAAATATACTTTCTTGATGAGAGTTAGACAAGAAAACTGAGACCACTCTTGTGTTTGCATGGTAAATGTAAAGCTGGTTATCtcagcttagcataaagactgagaGCAGGGGGgaacagctaacctggctctgtTCAGAAGCAACATAATCTGCCATCTAAAGCCTCTAAaactcactgattaacatgttatatcttgttgATTAACATGTTACATCTTGTTGGTTAACATGTTATGTTAACATGTTAGAAAAagcggtaaaaaaaaaaataaaaaaagttttttcaaaacatcttttcagttttattgGACTGCTAAACTAACCGCTAAGCTAACTTGctttgtatttctgttttatttgtacagattatactactactactattataCTCATGCTATATATAAAGAGGCAAATTTTGTTCACCTTTGAAAAAagccagctgtttccagtctttatgctaagctaagctaaccagctgttggcTGTGGCTTCAAATTTACCGCCCAGATATGAGTGATATTAATCTTCTTATGTAACTCTCGGCttcaaactgaattcagtgttaaaatgaaagcaaatcaGCAGTGAAATTGTCGCTGTTCACCTTTGTTGCACCTGCATTTCCTGTCTGTACCTCTACTGTCAAATGAAGGCATAAAAAAGCGATGCTTGAGACAACACCGTGCACTGAATGCCAACTAATGAGCTCTTTCCCCGCAGGGCGTTAAACAAAGTCAGGGATTATACCATATTCCCTATTCTTTGGGTGAATGAGGTAAGATGGAGCCCTGCAGTAGCAAAGTGTAAACAGTCTGTTTGCTTGGGATGCATGATAATGACACTCTCTCATTCTCTGCCTTCATCGATGTAACCAGATGGCCTCAATGGATGACgaaacagcagaaatgttaaAGAAGGAGCTCTTCTCCCGTATCGAGATATTGGATATAGTCCAGAAGGTGCTGCTGGGCGTAGGCGTGTCCGTCTTCGCCCTGTGTCTCATTGGCTACTGCgtggtgaggaggagagacagccaGAGCAAGATCGCATGAATGAATCATGCAGAGGTGTCTGCTGTGCGCAGtgcatttcagctgctgtgggaAATCATACCTTTTGATATACGTAGACTTGCACTTTGTAATCTCAGTGTTATTATCTCACACCTTCTTTGTTACCGGGGGAGGGGGAATACTGTGACTGTGAAGCTCAAGAGCTGAATTCCTTGCCAAGTATTGTTTTAATCGCAAACACTGTAACATTAAATCAATCAGGGATCAGAGGGAGATCAGATGGAGGCTCCTCTTGGCTGTCAGGGTATCAATCTGCACAGAGGAGAGACGAGTTTGCTTGACATTCTGTGAAGGAAATGTACATGAATCTAATCTTACGCAAATGTTCATATCCTATGCTGAAATAATGCCTTCAAGATGAATAAAAATTTAAAAGGAGTTAGTCACTGGGTGTCTTATTCCTAGTAATGGGTTGTTCAGAACTGGTCTACACCCCCCTTGGTCCAAAATACAGCAGAGACGTCATACAGTTGCATGATGTGCCCCACTGTGGAGTCGATTAAATAGACAGAGGGATGATGTATTGCTCATTAACAGGAGGAGAAAGTTCACATTTTGAAAAATCATACTAATTAAAACGTCTGGCAATAAAATGCATGATCTTTCTGCAAGACTGGGATTCATCTGAACAGATTTATTCAGGCTATCACGACATTAATAAATAGAAATACACGTTTCATAACACGGAAATTACACTGAGTTGAAACTGACGTGATGCTGGTCGCACAGTTTTATTAAACGTGGAGCAGAGATCTGTATGATTGGAAGTACAGCTCGAAAGTCTTTTCTCAAAATGAAAGTAATACCGTAGTATATCTCTGCAATTTGCAGATACAGTCATAGTTGGTGAAATACGATGAAATTATatacacaatgaaaacacattttcacaaaacTGGGCACCACATTAAATTAAAAGGatgaaatgaacacaaaatacTCTGTACACAAGCAACAAATAATCTATCTACATTAACTACgcttctgaaaaaaaaagaaagtctaTTCACAAATGTCAAATATCTCACTGATAACTGAATTAAAAGCATGTCCACTCTGTCATAGACAGCGTGGAAAATGTGGATCCAGAGAAGGATACTGTCACGTTTCAGCATCGACTGTACCGTATAACGTAAACTCCATATTTCCTGGTTTTGCTAAAATGAGCCTCTCTGCCAATTTGATTACTCAGCTCTAATCCAGGCACGGATTAAGACACTTCTACGTTACTCATGGATTTCTATAAACATGCTTCTGTGCTGGAAACGAGAGACGTATGATACGATATGCACACTCTCTTACATGATGTACGTCTGAGTAATAGGAATAAATACAGGAGAGATCATGTAAGATGTTTGCAGCTCACACAGACATATTGTACTCAGTATTTTACTGCTTGGCCTTTaaacttttttaaatttttaactTGCAGCATTGTAATGTAAGACTTTCTACGGGAGCTATCGTCTATCAACACATGAGGCTTTTTATTACCCGACATGTCATTTCACTGAACAGAGACAATCTTGTTAGTTTAAAGTAAATATAGACATGTGAGCAGAATCTAATAAAACGCTTGTGTTATACTTAGCGAGGTCACTCACTAGCCGTGTTTCCATCaaggtgtttttatgtgcattttaaaGTATTGCTTTGGGAAAAGCAGACGGAAAGGGCAAAATTCGGAAAAGAAACTTACATTTGCTTGAAGTGGTTTttgccttttaaaaaaaatagttaATGTGCATAGCaggagatggaaacacctttttcttcttccactcTTCTACGTTTATTACAGCCATGTATAATGTCGTCCATACGTCCAAGTTTTGACGAAACTAAGCTTTGCATAACCCAGATGATTCGCTCTGGAAACGCATCTTTCCGCTCGACACCTGAATGGAAACACGGCTACTGTCAAACATGCATCTGTCTCCCTTTTTGTCCCTTTTCAATCACCTCTATTTACTACCATGATCTCAAATGACCTCCTCTTTTGTGGACAACCCCATTCAGAGCTCGTATCCGACCGGTCCAATTTCCCCTCTAATATCTAGAATATGATAAGATCACAGCTGCATCTCACGGTGTATTATCAAAAGCAATATCACCTGAGACCACAGTTTACGAGCGGCACTCACAGCAGGGCCCCTTCAGTTTGTGATGAACGGCTTGTGGgtgcctgtgagtgtgtattaGTGTATGTCACAGCCATCTGGTCACAGTGCCTCATGCAAGAAAGAGAGATATTGCTGGAAAACAACTCCCCGCACCCACCTCCTCGTTTTACTGTGCGTccacagtgcagctctgcagtttgAGATGAGGGTTGGAAAAATGAGGATCTGGGTATAGAAACAGAGGAAGGTGTGCTTGTCggtctctgcagcagcctgatcCCCGTGTCAGACCTCCGGGAGGTGATTGCGGCGGTTGCGGCTCTTCCTCCGGTCCAGCAGGGGCTTCAGTTTGGCCAGGTCCCCCCTGAGAGGTCCAGGCGGCTggggcggctgctgctgctgcctctgctgcaggttctgaagctccttcctctctttgcaGTACTGCTGCACAGCCAGGCTCTCTGCAGGACTGAAGGCTGCCAACAGGACCTTAGGGTGCAACGAGCTGGCCCAGGCCCACGGCgactgctgtttgtctgtcagcatgCTCACCATGGCCTCGCTCAGCACCCGCAGGCGGATCTTGGCGACGGTGCGTTTGAAGCTGTTCTCCGTGGTCAGGCAGTAGTAGAGGCCCTGGTCGGAGAGCTGAACGGAGCGGATGAGGAGGCCGTGCTCCGTGGAGAGGACGCGGTCGCTCAGCTTTACCTGTGGTTGGGTTGTGTCGCAACcccatttaaaaataaatatatatcagTCTATGTATGCAGTAACTAGagcacagacaggtgagaaatcaaaggagaaagaagaataaatgctaaatgcagATTAAAGGGGTCACATAATGTGTGTTCTGGATGAAGATGGACGACATGACAGCTCCTCAAACCTGAAgccaaaatcagaaaaaaataacttaaaGAAGTCAGAAAGGCAGTCAAAGCGGAGGTGCTGAAAGGAGTTCAAGTCCCTTCATCGCCATCAATTTACAGTAATGAGACTAAAGTCATGCTAACATCCTTAACGCAACACTGTTTAATCCTTTTCTGCTGACTACTTTAAGACCAGCCAGGCCAGAGTTTGGAAAAGACTCCAATGATTACACACCATAAAAGTAAAGTGATTTATTTTAAGGCCAACTTCTATTCTCATGGGGAAATGGCTATAAAACGGCCATTACTCTGAGTCTACTCCAGAGAGGCCAGAGCCAAATCCATAAAAGACTTTTCTTTATCAAGCAGGCGCTCTCCCGGCGCCCAGCTTTATTTAATCTTTCACAGCCTTTCGAAGGGTTAAAGGGTTGTCAAATATTTGTAAAATCCTTCCCCGCTTAGCATCAAGCCATTAGCCAGAGGTCTATATCATGTTTGATCGTTATCGCTGCTCGTTAGGATGCTCCGCCGCCCGTAAGTGTTCACTTTGTCGTTCCACAGGCGTTTGAGAAGGAAAGTCCTTATCAAACAGGTGAGCTCATGATCGCACGACATGTTTGATGTAATATTTAACTGTGCGGGTAAAACATCTGAGCAGCTTCCCATAAATCAGAAAACTCATCTAATCTCTAAAGGATTTTCAGATCCTGTTTTGTCTTGCGAGGGTGGGCTGGGATCTTGAACTCTGAACTCTCTAAATGTCAGACTGACCTCTTTCCTCCTGTCGTTGTCCCTCTGAATAAGCCAGCGAATGGAGGCCTGGGGAGACTTGGGAAGACACTCCAGGAAGGTGGTGTTGTTTTTCACGCTGTACTGCGTCATCTCCACTGCGTTTCTGTAGGCTgtcgcgcgcgcacacacacacacacacatacacacacacacacacactggagtcACCTCAGACGTCACTTGCTGACAGACATAAACCCCACAGATGGACTCAAATCTGCCTCAAGTCCCAACAGTGAGACTGAAATGTTGACACAGCTTACTCCGACACCTGCAGCACAACCAAACTCCACCCAGACTTCATCAGCTtctacagacaaacaaaacaacctcGAATGCGTCGGTCCAGCTCGGTCTCGTCTCATTTAGCGTGTCGTTTTTGTTGCAGCTAAATGGTTCATCACCCTGCTTGCTGTATGACAGGGTGCTGACTAATTAGTGGTAATGGCCATATGGTTGGTTCCCCAAGCTTGTCTTAATTTAGAGACGTAAACTATTCATGGAAATGGAGCACTCAGGGGAGCAAGTCCTATCCTCTCATTAAACTGCACCCTGCCAGTCGACTGTGTGAATTTTCGTGAAGGATGTTGAAGCGTACCTGGACTCGCAAACGAGCACAGACTCCCCTGGAGAGGCAACAGTCGCAGCTGCAGCTTCGGTGTAAACAGCTGCAATCATTTGTTCGTTCTAATCGTTTAGCAAAGACAGTAAATTCGTCTCTGTAATCGTGAATCTGTTGCGGAAGGATGTCGGACAAGTTGCTTTACAAATACACGTGTTTGGTAAATATTCAAAGCTGCATTACTTCACTGTGAAATGCGAAATCTAAGTAGGATGAATTATAAAGCTGCTTGACTGACACCGAAAATCTGACTTtctcctgttttcagtctggctGCAGTACTTTTGAGATAACTGGTTTCTTTGAGATTAGATATTTTCAcctgttttaaaaatctttttaagcgaaattttcctgttctgttggcagataattatgaatattttaagcaaaattttcccagtttttattgatttttttgagttttcagcattcatttggagttgtgtttcaaGTTGAGTATTTGCTCTTGTTTTGACTGTTTTGGTTTCCGCTATCTCGTTAGAGAAATGTCTGGCTTTGTAGCTGCTAGCTGCTTGTCTTCACAGCTACTTGCTAATGTCGTCTGCTCAGTGGTGCTGGGCAGGAGGCCGTCAGCGGGTTTTCATCTGAGCTTTTTTcctaaaaacagctgcctacTGTTGTGAGGCTGATGACTGTTAACTGCCAATTAGCTAAGACGCTAAGCTGCAGGGGGACAATGCAAAGTTGGGTGAAAATGTCCTatgagcaacacctttcacactCCACAGTCATTTGATCATTTCACACCATAAAAACATTGACTAGTTCAGCTTTAATTACCTTTCAGATTGAATCCTCTGCATTGGGTGAGCGGGTTTCCATGCATAATGTCCTGCCGTCTGCTTCTcctaaaaacaaggaaaaaatacatttaaatacacaATAGCTGAGTAAATAGAGGAAAAATGATCATCTCATACTGAAACTGTGGAGGGGGCAGGCGGTGCCAAAACAATATGAGGAAAATCTGACCGTTATTAACAGCTTGAGGAAAAGAGCACATAAACAGCTGACACgtttcagacacattttctgcaggaaaaacaggCGCTGCGCTTTTGTTCTGCGACCAAATTCAACTTGACCTGCGTCTGACCGGAACTTCAAGAGACAGGCAGCTGGTTCTTAAAGAGCCCAGAGAGGTATCGGTTCAGAGGCGAGGTGTCGCCCAtacctctgtgtctgtgttatgtCTAGACGGAGGGAGGGAAACAACAGACGCAGAGCCAGTGACATGGCTTCCATTGAAGTCTGAGCTGAAGGGTTCCGCTTTTGATCAGTTTGTCGTCAAACGTTGTGAGCAGCTCTTCTCTGCTCTTGACAATATATTGCTCTACATTCAATATGAGGGCCGTGGTACACTGATTGATTTCAGATTTGTTGTATAGCTGATGAATCCTGCTGTGGTTGTCTATAGGAGGCCCGAAACCTCATTAGATTCTTAGGAAATTTGGATAAATTGAGTGCAAGTGAACAGAAATACTGTTTTCTATACAATAATCTGCACTATGCTAATGTTTATTTAACAGTTGGGAGAGTTATGAATAGCTGCCTCCATGAATGGGCTCCTTAATCAACACCTGTCAGCGCTTATTAATGCTGAAAAATTTGTTCTGGGGTTGTTTTTCTCTACGCTGCCAACCGAAGAATCCTTCTGGACACTAAATACTTCTTTGCATGAAATTTACAGATACTGAATACTGGCCCAAAAACCGCAGTTATGAGCCCTAAAACTGTAAACCTTTGTGCACCTTTTGCCGGTGGGATAGAAGCGGGAACAGCTGAGTCCGTCCCAGGCGCAGTAGGGGTCTCTGGCGAGGCAGCAGTCGGCGCAAGCTGAGCCGTAAGCGTGACAACGGTGCAGGGAGACCTGCGAGACGCCGAACTCCGAGCTGACGTACAGCTGTTGCTGCAaagtaaacagttcaaatgtcAGCCGCCCTGTTTGTCTTAATAAGTGGCCGGCTGACAGGAAAATGAGTCAGAGCGGCGAAAAAATTATGGCTTATTATTTCCTTGCCTTTGGAAGGCTTATTATGCACAGGAGATTTCTGTTCATGCACTACCTAGTAGCCACAGACAATGAAGAACATATTTAAACAATAAAACTGCAGTTAATATGTGAGGAAAGCAAAGTTGGAAGGGCACTTACTTTTTTGGAGGATATTCTCAAGTTTGTAACAGGAGCTTGATtctgaaaaacagcacataCGAGGACCAAGTTCAGAGCTTTTAGACGTTTTTGACAGTTATTTTTATCAAACATTTAAATGGTTACAAACACTTTTGTGGAAATAgaattatttgctttcttgagagttggttagcttagcttagcacaaagagtggaAACACAGGGACACCACCTTCAAGCACCTCATATATGGAGGGTGATGTACGCTAGGCTAACAAGCTGCTCctggtagcttcatatttacacaCAATAGACCAGTATCTCTTCCAAGTCTTGGAAAGAAAGCGAATGTATTTGTATTCAAAGTGTTGCTTTAAAAATGGACGTACAGctttttaaacttttctttAATACAAAACATGGTCATGGCAGAGACGGTTGCCAACTAGATCAGCTTCCTTCCAGATGTCTTTAACTTTCTAAAACAAATATATTCTGTCTTTTGCAAATAAATCTCCCCAGTGAATAAGAACAAAGCAGCCCTGGTCTTTATGTCTGATCACAGGTTGATCACACTTATAGCGGTTTAAGCTAAGATAAAACAGCGTGTGCAAACGTTCACTTGGGGCAACTGTTGCAGTATGTGAGCATGTTTCCCATCACTCCACGCTGCATTACACTGCAGAACATCCATCTCCTGAATGCCACccttcttttgtctgtctgccccCCTCCGGCCTTTGTGTTGTGGCCAAGcttgccctcctcctcctcctcctcctcctcctccctgcctttGATTTtgggagagaaaaaggatgaaagtggaataaaagagaaaacagacagcTGACCTTAAACacttccagctcctccaggatcAGATCTTCATGCAGGGAATGATTGCTTGGCAGCACAATCACCTTCTGCACTGTACCTTTGTCTGGGGGCAGAGAGCAGACACATCATGAGCTGtaaccgcacacacacatttaacaacCGTGTGAAACAGATATGGCTGTGCCCAGACATGTGTGCCGTCAGTCAAACGAGAATACAACCGctggtggaaaaaaataaactctgaGTCTGTTTTCCTTTGCCCATGTTTGCTTTTGAATTAGGCATGATAGCCATGGCCAGCTTCCACAGCAAAACCAACTGTGGCAGGAGTGGGAATGGAAGCTCTTAAGCCCGCACAGGGGAGGACAAGGGCCACGGAAAGGGCAAAATGCAACGCTCTCATCATCAATACGGCTGTTTTGTTCAGGGAGTTGGCGCAGCaaggcaggagagagggagtaaCAGTAACGGCTCCTGGAAATGCCTGATAAGAGCGTCTCCCTCGTCCCTCGGACAAAGCTGCATTTTCGGGCTCAGATACGGACAGACAGCGCTGGCTTTTCTTCAAGAAACCGGGCAGGAGACGGAGTGGAGAGGCTGCCTGataaacacaagcagctgtgAGAGAGAGTCCCACGGCGGCCTGCTGAATGCAAACATGTGGACATGAATGCATTCATAATTGtgaatgcacacatgcatattgATCTGCTCAAGCACTCAATATCTGCTCAAGCACTCAATATGCACAACAAAGCACAACAACAGTCATAAAATCTGCCTGTCCTTGAGGTGAGATAATGCACTTTCATGTGTCAGGCAGGTAAAAACTCTTCtatgatatgcaaatctgcaaaTGCAACCACTATATATGTCCGGACATATTTTGAAAAGTATTAGATTTATGTCAAAATATGGGTGCATGAGTGCTCCGTGATGATTACTGGTCTCAGTGAATGTGGACTGTGAGTTCTACTGCTTATGTTTTGTCACTACTGAACTTTAGTACCGCGTTTTAACATGTATGACATTTCTTCCATCGAGGCCAAATCCTTATCACGCAGTGTTGTGTGGCTGCCACATGATTTGGATCCGCTCCGAAATTTAACGGGTTTGTCTTTGACCCGTGTTACGCCCcttccaccaagtttcatgaaaatcaggACAGGAGTTTTTCTGTAATCCTGTTGACAAACAGATGAACAAGctgagcagaaaacacagctcTTCTCTTAAAGAGGACCTTGCCTTGCAGCGTtatctgtggtgtgtttgtgccaaaatgatgatgattataaTCTAAATGACGTGTCACACCGCCTCTGTTTTCAAACCTTCCAACACACCCACAGTGTATTAACCTCCCCGCTATCTATGTGATAACCAGCTGTGGC from Chaetodon trifascialis isolate fChaTrf1 chromosome 22, fChaTrf1.hap1, whole genome shotgun sequence includes:
- the cd36 gene encoding platelet glycoprotein 4, producing MGCCNRRCGLIAGAVFGALVAILGGILIPVGNSIVEETVNKEAVIENGTTAYDNWVSVGAPMYREFYFFDVQNPEEIVNGSVPVVKEKGPYTYRVRYLPKDNIEPHPNHTVSYRLPLGAIFEPSRSVGSEDDIVTTLNLFLVGGLSTLEGMAWLPGLNKAPLFQRRTVKKLLWGYRSGSDVEIGLFSPYNGTYDGNYTIFTGKDDISKVGMIYKYKGERSLSFWNNTYCDMINGTDASSFTPFVDKTKPLYFFSSDICRSVSADYTESLDLLGIEVYRFSLMPKILAAPVENPENYCFCKDEKVYRNYTLGGVMDISPCEGRPVYISLPHFLHGSASLREDVQGLNPIEAKHSTFLDVEPTTGFTLRFAKRLQVNMMYKSSKKIPALNKVRDYTIFPILWVNEMASMDDETAEMLKKELFSRIEILDIVQKVLLGVGVSVFALCLIGYCVVRRRDSQSKIA